From the Rhodoferax sp. WC2427 genome, one window contains:
- the pmbA gene encoding metalloprotease PmbA has translation MKKPDSTVPHAHTSPASGFAYSRPFFEELVDSALAHAKKLGATNAGAEASEGCGLSVSVRKGALETVERNRDKSLGITVYVGKRRGNASTSDFSKAAIQQTVKAAYDIARFTAEDPFAGLPDAKNIAKRQVDLDLFHPWAITSEDAAQIAMECEAAALQTSKLITNSEGAGVSAQQSHFFSAHTNGFRGGYASSRHSLSVAPIAGKGSGMQRDSWYSSMRSADDLASPQAVGRYAAQRALSRLKSRKIPTVQCPVLFESPLAAGLLGGFVQAVSGGALYRKSTFLLDSMGKQIFPKHIQLLEDPFVKRGKGSSPFDDEGVRVKARTVVDAGRVEGYFLSSYSARKLGMQTTGNAGGSHNLVLSSSRTRPGDDLDAMLKKLGTGLFVIELMGQGVNYVTGDYSRGASGFWVENGEIAFPVEEITIAGNLKDMFKGIQAVGADTYNYGAKTVGSILINKMKVAGS, from the coding sequence GCCTACAGCCGCCCCTTCTTCGAAGAGCTGGTCGACAGCGCCCTGGCGCATGCCAAAAAGCTGGGCGCCACCAACGCCGGGGCCGAGGCTTCCGAGGGCTGCGGCCTGAGCGTTTCGGTGCGCAAGGGCGCGCTGGAAACGGTGGAGCGCAACCGCGACAAGTCGCTCGGTATCACGGTCTATGTGGGCAAGCGCCGGGGCAACGCCAGCACCTCCGATTTCTCCAAGGCCGCCATCCAGCAAACCGTGAAGGCGGCCTACGACATTGCGCGTTTCACCGCCGAAGACCCGTTCGCCGGTTTGCCCGATGCCAAGAACATCGCCAAGCGCCAGGTCGATCTAGACCTGTTCCACCCCTGGGCCATCACCAGCGAAGACGCCGCCCAGATCGCCATGGAATGCGAGGCCGCGGCCCTGCAAACCAGCAAGCTCATCACCAACAGCGAAGGCGCGGGCGTGTCGGCCCAGCAGTCGCATTTCTTCAGCGCCCATACCAACGGTTTTCGCGGCGGCTACGCCAGTTCGCGCCACTCCTTGTCGGTGGCCCCCATCGCGGGCAAGGGCAGCGGCATGCAGCGCGACTCCTGGTACAGCTCGATGCGCAGCGCCGACGATCTGGCCTCGCCGCAGGCCGTGGGCCGCTATGCCGCCCAGCGCGCCCTGAGCCGCCTGAAGTCGCGCAAGATCCCCACGGTGCAATGCCCGGTGCTGTTCGAGTCGCCCTTGGCGGCCGGGCTGCTGGGGGGCTTTGTGCAGGCGGTGAGCGGCGGTGCGCTGTACCGCAAGAGCACCTTTTTGCTGGATTCGATGGGCAAACAGATATTTCCCAAGCACATCCAGCTGCTGGAAGACCCGTTTGTGAAGCGCGGCAAAGGCAGCTCGCCGTTTGACGACGAGGGCGTGCGCGTCAAGGCCCGCACCGTGGTGGACGCAGGCCGCGTCGAAGGCTATTTCCTCAGCAGCTATTCGGCCCGCAAGCTGGGCATGCAAACCACCGGCAACGCAGGCGGCTCGCACAACCTGGTGCTGAGTTCCAGCCGCACCCGCCCCGGTGACGACCTGGATGCCATGTTGAAGAAGCTGGGTACCGGCCTGTTTGTCATCGAGCTGATGGGCCAGGGCGTGAACTACGTGACCGGCGACTACTCGCGCGGTGCCAGCGGCTTCTGGGTGGAAAACGGCGAAATCGCCTTCCCCGTAGAAGAAATCACCATCGCCGGCAACCTGAAAGACATGTTCAAGGGCATCCAGGCCGTGGGTGCCGATACCTACAACTATGGCGCCAAAACCGTGGGGTCCATCCTCATCAACAAGATGAAGGTGGCGGGCAGCTAG
- a CDS encoding TRAP transporter small permease subunit: MQASETPPVPPKLVRLANAAMALCLAVMASSVFVNVVLRYGFGSGVAASEELSRLLFVWMVFIGATAAYPMGEHMAFTSLLLALRDKPAMLTAMAVLIRVLVVLGCGFLAWGAWLQVVVGLGSHSVVLGYSSALLPLPAFLCSAAIGLMALWELVRNQTLDLGHSVEME, encoded by the coding sequence ATGCAAGCCTCTGAAACCCCTCCCGTCCCGCCCAAACTGGTGCGCCTGGCCAATGCGGCCATGGCCCTGTGCCTGGCCGTCATGGCCTCGTCGGTGTTCGTCAACGTGGTGCTGCGCTACGGCTTTGGCAGTGGCGTGGCCGCCAGCGAGGAACTCTCGCGCCTACTGTTTGTGTGGATGGTGTTCATCGGTGCCACCGCCGCCTACCCGATGGGCGAGCACATGGCCTTCACCAGCCTGCTGCTGGCCCTGCGCGACAAGCCCGCCATGCTCACCGCCATGGCGGTGCTGATCCGCGTGCTGGTGGTGCTGGGTTGCGGCTTTCTGGCCTGGGGCGCCTGGCTACAGGTGGTGGTGGGCCTGGGCAGCCATTCGGTGGTGCTGGGCTATTCCAGTGCCCTGCTGCCCCTGCCCGCCTTTTTGTGCTCTGCCGCCATCGGACTGATGGCGTTGTGGGAGCTGGTTCGCAACCAGACGCTGGACCTCGGTCACAGCGTCGAGATGGAGTAA
- a CDS encoding TRAP transporter large permease has product MSAEGQAFVVFSAGMLLLMGIGMNMALALVLTGAGMAWVLGFWDTQLLAQNLVAGVDSFPLLAVPFFILAGELMNSGGISRRIIAMAQAWVGHIRGGLGYVAIGAAVLMASMSGSALADTAALATILLPMMRNNGYPLPASAGLLAAGGIIAPIIPPSMPFVIYGVTTNTSISALFVSGIVPGLIMGLGLIVAWKLVLRKIDLPMGQPLPLAERVRATGKAFWALLMPIIIIGGMKTGFFTPTEAAVVAAFYALIVALFIHREMRVPELYAVLVRAAKTTSVVMFLCAGAAVASYMITLADLPSTLSNWLGPLVDSPRLLMAVMMVVLVLIGTALDLTPTILIFAPVMLPIAVKAGIDPVYFGLMFVLNGAIGLITPPVGTVLNVIAGVGRLPMHTVIKGVNPFLITYTLILILFVIFPQIVIAPVAWMR; this is encoded by the coding sequence ATGTCCGCAGAAGGTCAAGCATTTGTCGTTTTCTCAGCGGGCATGTTGCTGCTGATGGGCATTGGCATGAACATGGCGCTGGCGCTGGTCCTTACCGGGGCCGGCATGGCCTGGGTCCTGGGGTTTTGGGACACCCAGCTGCTGGCGCAAAACCTGGTGGCCGGGGTGGACAGCTTTCCACTGCTGGCCGTGCCGTTTTTCATCCTGGCGGGTGAGCTGATGAACTCGGGTGGCATCAGCCGCCGCATCATCGCCATGGCGCAGGCCTGGGTGGGCCACATCCGCGGCGGGCTGGGCTATGTGGCGATTGGTGCTGCGGTGCTGATGGCCAGCATGAGCGGCTCGGCCCTGGCCGATACCGCCGCGCTCGCCACCATCCTTCTGCCCATGATGCGCAACAACGGCTACCCGCTGCCCGCATCGGCCGGGCTGCTGGCTGCGGGCGGCATCATCGCGCCCATCATCCCGCCGTCGATGCCGTTTGTGATCTACGGCGTGACCACCAACACCTCGATTTCGGCCCTGTTTGTCTCGGGCATCGTGCCCGGCCTGATCATGGGCCTGGGCCTGATCGTGGCCTGGAAACTGGTGCTGCGCAAGATCGACCTGCCCATGGGCCAGCCGCTACCCCTGGCCGAGCGCGTGCGCGCCACTGGCAAAGCCTTTTGGGCGCTGCTGATGCCCATCATCATCATCGGCGGCATGAAGACCGGCTTCTTCACTCCCACCGAAGCCGCCGTGGTGGCCGCCTTCTACGCCCTCATCGTGGCCCTGTTCATCCACCGCGAAATGCGTGTGCCCGAGCTGTATGCCGTGCTGGTGCGGGCCGCCAAGACCACCTCGGTGGTGATGTTCCTGTGCGCCGGGGCCGCCGTGGCCAGCTACATGATCACCCTGGCCGACCTGCCCAGCACCCTGTCGAACTGGCTCGGCCCGCTGGTGGACAGCCCGCGCCTGCTGATGGCGGTGATGATGGTGGTGCTGGTGCTGATCGGCACCGCGCTCGACCTGACCCCCACCATCCTGATCTTCGCCCCGGTGATGCTGCCCATCGCCGTGAAGGCCGGTATCGACCCGGTGTACTTCGGCCTGATGTTTGTGCTCAACGGCGCCATCGGCCTGATCACCCCGCCGGTGGGCACGGTGCTCAACGTGATTGCCGGGGTGGGCCGCCTGCCCATGCACACAGTGATCAAGGGCGTGAACCCCTTCCTCATCACCTACACGCTGATCCTGATTTTGTTCGTCATCTTCCCGCAGATCGTCATCGCGCCCGTGGCGTGGATGCGTTAA
- a CDS encoding TRAP transporter substrate-binding protein, protein MQNVLRRTALATLAALSLGAATHALAQDIKPRLIRFGYGLNEQSNQGRASKVFADAVDKASGGKMKLRAIGAAALGPDTQMQQALVGGAQEMMVGSTATLVGITKEMALWDTPFLFNNAAEADAVLDGPIGQKVMAKLQEKGLVGLVYLENGFRNLTNNKRPITKLEDMDGVKLRVMQNEVFLNSFKSLGANAIPLPFSELFSALETKTVDGQENPFNTIVSSKFYEVQKYLSVTNHVYSPWIVLASKKWWETLSKDEQKVLLDAAKASRDFERKDTRDEAAKALADLKAKGMQINELAPAETARMRDKLTKINAQVATNVGMELWQETQAELAKKRGK, encoded by the coding sequence ATGCAAAACGTACTTCGCCGCACCGCCCTGGCCACTTTGGCCGCCCTCAGCCTGGGTGCCGCCACCCATGCCCTGGCCCAGGACATCAAACCCCGCCTGATCCGCTTTGGCTACGGCCTGAACGAGCAAAGCAACCAGGGCCGCGCGTCCAAGGTGTTTGCCGACGCGGTCGACAAAGCCTCGGGCGGCAAGATGAAGCTGCGCGCCATCGGTGCCGCCGCCCTTGGTCCGGACACCCAGATGCAGCAGGCCCTGGTGGGCGGCGCGCAGGAGATGATGGTTGGCTCCACCGCCACCCTGGTCGGCATCACCAAGGAAATGGCCCTGTGGGACACGCCCTTCCTGTTCAACAATGCCGCCGAAGCCGACGCGGTGCTGGACGGCCCCATCGGCCAGAAGGTCATGGCCAAGCTGCAGGAAAAAGGCCTGGTCGGCCTGGTCTACTTGGAAAACGGCTTTCGCAACCTGACCAACAACAAGCGCCCCATCACCAAGCTGGAAGACATGGACGGCGTGAAACTGCGGGTGATGCAGAACGAAGTGTTCCTCAACAGCTTCAAGTCGCTGGGTGCCAACGCCATCCCCCTGCCCTTCAGCGAACTCTTCAGCGCCCTGGAAACCAAGACCGTGGACGGCCAGGAAAACCCGTTCAACACCATCGTCTCCAGCAAGTTCTATGAAGTGCAAAAGTACCTCAGCGTGACCAACCACGTCTACAGCCCCTGGATCGTGCTGGCCAGCAAAAAGTGGTGGGAGACCTTAAGCAAGGACGAGCAAAAAGTGCTGCTCGATGCGGCCAAAGCCAGCCGCGACTTCGAGCGCAAGGACACCCGCGATGAAGCCGCCAAGGCCCTGGCCGACCTGAAAGCCAAGGGCATGCAGATCAACGAACTCGCCCCCGCCGAGACCGCCCGCATGCGCGACAAGCTCACCAAGATCAACGCCCAGGTTGCGACCAATGTGGGCATGGAGTTGTGGCAGGAAACGCAGGCCGAATTGGCCAAAAAGCGCGGCAAGTAA